One window of the Niallia circulans genome contains the following:
- the abc-f gene encoding ribosomal protection-like ABC-F family protein, which produces MKELLKLINIGYEVLDTTIFTNINASVQQGEVIGIIGKNGAGKSTLLQLINKEIVPTDGHIKWVKEDLSVKMVEQETENYDLEKETFLESKLLEKWQVPTKDFRVMSGGEKLKARLGKGFAHDADLLLLDEPTNHLDEQSMALLHELITAYKGTIIIVSHDRYFLDKVTTKIWSLENKQLIEHKGNYTSYMEAREQKRLTQQREYDKQQKKIKQVEGQMKELTSWSQKAHAQSTKQEFPKEYYRTKAKRMDAQVKSKQKRLEKELEKNKVERLDEEYTVAFSIEANKKKGKRFLEIKDLSKAFDSKMLFEKVNITIQHGEKVAIMGPNGSGKTTLLNIILGKEKANGEVWISPTATIGYLTQEVFDLPLEETPEQLFFKETFKERGKVQTLMKHLGFMASQWKEPIKSMSMGERVKCKLMAYILEEKDVLILDEPTNHLDLPSREQLEKTLSQYNGTLIIVSHDRYFLEQTTSSKLIIGNGTVQRQWTESPKRDRDNKEELRLKLETERQEVLGKLSFMTPKDKEYAELDRKFLELTKQMKEL; this is translated from the coding sequence ATGAAAGAACTCTTAAAGTTAATCAATATCGGATATGAAGTGCTCGATACAACTATTTTTACAAATATAAATGCAAGTGTACAGCAAGGAGAAGTTATTGGGATTATTGGCAAAAATGGTGCAGGCAAATCGACTTTACTGCAGTTAATAAATAAAGAAATTGTCCCTACAGATGGACATATTAAGTGGGTAAAGGAAGACTTATCGGTTAAAATGGTTGAACAGGAGACCGAAAATTATGACTTAGAGAAAGAAACTTTTTTGGAATCGAAGCTATTAGAGAAATGGCAGGTGCCGACAAAGGACTTCCGAGTAATGAGTGGCGGGGAAAAATTAAAAGCACGTCTTGGTAAAGGCTTTGCCCATGATGCTGATTTATTGCTATTAGATGAACCAACCAACCACTTAGATGAACAAAGTATGGCACTGCTTCATGAACTAATAACAGCATATAAAGGAACCATTATTATCGTTTCTCATGACCGCTATTTCTTGGATAAAGTTACGACGAAAATCTGGTCGCTTGAAAATAAACAGCTTATCGAACATAAAGGGAATTATACAAGCTATATGGAGGCACGCGAGCAAAAGAGATTAACCCAGCAGCGGGAGTATGATAAACAGCAGAAGAAGATTAAACAAGTGGAAGGACAAATGAAGGAGCTCACCTCTTGGTCTCAGAAAGCACATGCCCAATCAACAAAACAAGAATTCCCAAAAGAATATTATCGCACAAAGGCCAAACGAATGGATGCTCAAGTCAAATCAAAGCAAAAACGTTTAGAAAAAGAGCTGGAAAAAAATAAAGTGGAACGTTTAGACGAAGAGTATACGGTAGCTTTTTCGATTGAAGCGAATAAAAAGAAGGGGAAACGCTTTTTGGAAATTAAAGATTTATCCAAAGCATTTGACTCTAAAATGTTGTTTGAAAAGGTGAATATAACGATTCAGCATGGGGAAAAGGTTGCGATTATGGGACCTAACGGAAGTGGGAAAACAACCTTATTAAACATTATTTTAGGAAAAGAAAAGGCCAATGGAGAAGTCTGGATTTCACCGACAGCCACTATCGGCTATCTAACACAGGAAGTATTCGATCTTCCTTTAGAGGAAACACCAGAACAGCTATTCTTTAAAGAAACATTTAAAGAAAGAGGAAAAGTACAAACACTGATGAAACATTTAGGGTTTATGGCGTCTCAATGGAAGGAACCAATAAAAAGTATGAGCATGGGAGAACGGGTAAAATGCAAATTAATGGCTTATATTTTAGAAGAAAAAGATGTGCTCATACTCGATGAACCAACCAACCATCTTGATTTACCTTCCCGAGAGCAATTAGAAAAAACGCTATCCCAGTATAATGGAACACTTATTATTGTTTCCCATGACCGTTATTTCCTAGAGCAAACAACGTCAAGTAAGCTAATCATAGGTAATGGAACGGTTCAAAGGCAATGGACAGAGTCTCCAAAACGGGATAGAGATAATAAAGAAGAATTACGGCTAAAACTGGAGACAGAAAGACAAGAAGTGTTAGGAAAATTAAGCTTTATGACACCAAAGGATAAGGAATATGCGGAATTAGATAGAAAGTTTCTGGAATTAACGAAGCAAATGAAGGAGCTATAG
- a CDS encoding DUF5316 family protein — MFVFFFIIGIISIFIAVTMIGAWPDGRQHRNHHFTETKEDRALNIKISMIAFLIGVVSLAIAGIINYFTN, encoded by the coding sequence ATGTTTGTGTTTTTTTTCATCATCGGTATCATCTCGATCTTCATCGCGGTGACAATGATCGGAGCGTGGCCAGATGGCAGGCAGCACAGAAACCACCATTTCACAGAAACAAAAGAAGATCGCGCATTAAACATAAAAATATCCATGATAGCCTTTCTAATTGGTGTAGTCTCATTAGCAATAGCTGGAATAATTAATTATTTTACAAATTAA